The Candidatus Hydrogenedentota bacterium genome segment AAGGTTCTAGACTGCTTTGTGCTCCGAAACCTGGCATCAGGAAGAAGAAATGGGTCGGCCTTAGTAGTGTAAAGGCCTTCACGATTGGGAAGATTTGGCCCAAATTGGCCATCCATATGCCTGAGTCTGTGTTGGATAGTTGCCTAAGTGGCGACTTGAGAGGCTCAATATCAGGAAGCAAGGTGAATGTCCTTTGCGATATCGTCGAACCCAATGGAAATGCCAAGACAAATCCATCTGGCAAGAGCATCGCGTAATCATCTACTGCGAAATGATACCCGCGTCGTAACAGAGCGGCTGTCACGCTTGTCTTCCCGGAACCGGAAAGGCCGGATATCACTGCGGCATCGCCATTCTTGTTTACAACGCAGCACGCATGCAGCGGGAAATGTGGCCTTCCCATATTCACGACTAAGTGCAAAAGAAGTCGTCTGAATACGAACCAAGCCGTTGGTAGCAATGTAACTGTTTGAGCGACTCCGCATTCTGGGCAGCACAAAACCACATGGTCGTTCGGGGCCTCGAAAATGGCCAGGCGAGTAGTCGTTCTGACAGAGTTCGAAATGGGGGTCTTGAGCGAGCCCAAGAAGTGACTGATCCGGTCCTTCATCGCGGCCGACTCTGACATGAGAAGTAGGTATTCGTCGAATATCCTGAATAGCAGGAGCTCCCCTTTCTCCAATACACGAGATTCTTGGAAAGAGCCTGACGGCGCGGTCAACTCTCGCTGCCGAATCCTGTAGTCGTCCGTTTCGCTCGACATATCATTCCCGCTTATATAGCGACGGCCGGAGGATGACCTCCTGCCTGATCTGTGTGCCATTTGCGGTGATATGGCGCAGAAGGCACACAATGTTCTGAACTAACTATGATTTGTCTTTCAGTTCGATTGTCGGGAAGTGATTAGGGAACAACATCCAGGGAATACTCTTGTCCTTCAGCGAGGGTGATGATTTCTCGCTCCTTGCGGCGCATCAGGCCGGTTTCGAGGTCGGAAGCGTACACGGTGAGCGTGTATTGACCCGGTTTGAGGGCGGGGAAGGTGTATTCACCTGCTTCCGATACTGTTACGAGCGCAACGAACGATGAGTTTTCCATCAGAGGGGCGACGAAATTCCCCTTGCTCCCCCGTGCGATCTCGGGCAGGACGCCAGCGTCGCTTGAGGGCGTGAGAAAGAAGAGCCGAGGACTGCTTGCCGCTTGCGATCCCCCGGCCGCGAAACGTATTGCCGCCGTGCCGCCGGTTTCAAAGCGAACGTGGGCGACGGTGTCAGCCGATATCGAGACCTTTTCGAACAAGAAGCTCTCCGACATCGACTTCAGGTGATACCTCACCTTGACGATATACTCGCCAGCCGCCAAGGTCAGCCTCCCCTTCCACTGGCCATCCTCTGTCTTTCGCCACCCGTCCTTGCCTGCCAATCTTCTTGCGGTGGTGCCTACACGTGCGGCCGCGTCATCCTCCAAGGCGTACGATACGGGGACATCATATTCGCCGGCGGCATAGGTGTAGTTCCAGGGACACGCATCTTCGGGTTTCAGAACGTCTTTCGGAAAGACCTCCAGCGCAGACCAGAGATTGTTCGTATCGGCAGGCCGGCCCGTGAATACGGCCTCAACTTCCAACACGCCGGGTGCTTCGAGCGCAATCTCGACTTCCGTGGCTCGGCCATGTGCTACCGTGATGCCGCCCCGGTATAAGGAAACGCCGAATTGGGGATGAACCACCTGCAGCGTCACTTCGCCCGCAGGGACATCCGGCAATTCGAACCGACCCTGCTTATCCGTCGTCACGCCTTCGCCGTCGTGGTTCATCCTTGTGCGGTCGCCCCAGCCGGTATATATCTGCCACGCGGCCACCTGTGCTCTATCAACGGGCTTGCGAGTGTGTTTCTCGATGACTTTCCCGGTAATCCGTCCCCGGCATCTGTCGACCAGGGTAAGGACCACATCCTTACTGCCCATCGGCACATTGGGGGCGTTGGCGGGTTCGTATCCCTCTGCTTCGCAGAAAAGGTGCGTAGGCGTTTTGGCAAATCCGCCGTCCGGGCCGATAGCGTTCGCATTCACGCAGTCCAGCCTGAACCGGCCTTGTTCGTCCGTCGGCCGGGTGGAGGTGGTCCGTTTTGGCCCGCCGAACAGACCCGACCAAACCGTTGCGCCGACCACGGGGCGCCCGCGCGAGTCCCGCACGATTCCTTCGATGATGTACTGGGCGCTGCCGGCATCCAGCTTGAGTTCCACCCCTTCGCAGTGTTCCTCTTTGGCGAGTTCGATGATCAAGGGGCTTTCTTCAAGGGTCGCGCCCAGCAACTCCATGGTTCCGCCGCCTGGTCCTTTGGGCGCCAAAGCGCAATAGCCCGATTTCAGGCCATTGATGAAGAAAGCACCGTCGGGTCCGGTCGGTTCGGAGAAGACGCAGGGTGCATACAAAGACTCATGTTCCGGGGGCGTGTCGAAGCCGTGCGCCGCGCCTATGACCACATTCTGAACCGGTTCTCCCCGGGCATCCACCACCCGGCCCGACACCGCGCAAAGCCCGCACAACCGAAGAGTCAAACCATCCAGCCCTTCTTCAGGAACGAGCTTCAGAGCCGCGGCGTGTTGGAAACCCGGCGCCTCGGCCGAGATGACGTATTTCAACCCCGGCGTCGGAATCTCAACCGAGAACTCCCCGTCTTCTTCCGTTGTCCACGATCGGGACCACGGCTCGATGTTTAACGAATCCAGTAACGAATCCCGCGCTCCCGTTTCGTCGATGGGTAGCCTTACGCACACAACGGCCTCGGCGACGGGCGTCTCGTCGGAAGCGCGCACCACGATGCCCGAAACGGCTGGAGCAGGGGGGGCAGGCGGCGCGGGTGGTGGAGCCAGCGGCGCCTCAGGGACTGCTACCGGCGGCTCGGGAATCTCTTTCTGCGGTGGGGTTTCCTCAACGGCCACGGACTCCTTCTCCGCCACCGCCGGCGATGGGGGGGAATTCGAGATCTGAGCGGGCCAACGCCGGTAAGTGAAGACAGCAACTAACATGACAATAATCAGGAATAGGATTCCGCTTCTCATGCTCGTTTTCATACCTGTTGTCCCATAGGTGTCGCTGTCTCAACGCAGCTATTCCACATCTTCGTAATCAGCATATTTCGTGTTGCAGAAGTCGTAGTCCTGGTCCGCAGCATGTTGTGTGGGACATACATCACCGATCTCGAAACTGCCACCTGCAATAAACGTCGGGCATGAATCGCCGCCTTGGGGCCAGCCATCTATGTCGTCGTTGAGTCCGTCGGGGCACAGGTCAATAGACTCATAGCTTTGGTCTCCCTGTCTAGTGCACTCGCACCTATCCTTGAACTTGTCGCCTGTGGCTTCCGGGCAATAATCACCAGTCTCATACCAACGATCACCAGGCACAAACTGTGATTCGCACTCATCGTAAGTGTCGTTCGGTGGTTCTCCCATTGAGCGAAAGTCCTCAGGCGTTGTTGCGCTCCTCAAGCCAGCTTCGTCCATCCAGATTAGGGGGCGATGACGAGGAGCAGTATGGGCTTAATAGTCGCCACCTATTCCAAATGCACTTCAGCAGTCTCTCCCGCTGTGACGCTGACGTGTTGCGTCCATGGTTCGCCGTGCAAGGCGTTACGGGGTACGCAGACGACGGTGTATTCTCCCGGCACAACAAACGGGATCGTGTGGACGGGTGTGTCTTGGGTGGAGTCGTAGTATTCGTCCAGGCGCACAAGGGCGTCAGCTATCGCCGCGCGCTTCAAAAAACCGTCGTATTCGCCCCGGACGAGAAGCAGCCGGACCGGCTGCTCCAATCCCGCAGGAAGACATACGTTGATGGTGCCTTCGGCGCCTTCCATGTCTATTTCAATCGGAACATCGGTGACTAGCCCGGGTTCGACGATTGCCCTAATGGTTCGCACGCATGTGACGCCATGGAGGTCCTGTTGTGAACCCGGTGTCAGTGGAAACAGTATGAACGACACCTGGAC includes the following:
- a CDS encoding carboxypeptidase-like regulatory domain-containing protein, which gives rise to MRSGILFLIIVMLVAVFTYRRWPAQISNSPPSPAVAEKESVAVEETPPQKEIPEPPVAVPEAPLAPPPAPPAPPAPAVSGIVVRASDETPVAEAVVCVRLPIDETGARDSLLDSLNIEPWSRSWTTEEDGEFSVEIPTPGLKYVISAEAPGFQHAAALKLVPEEGLDGLTLRLCGLCAVSGRVVDARGEPVQNVVIGAAHGFDTPPEHESLYAPCVFSEPTGPDGAFFINGLKSGYCALAPKGPGGGTMELLGATLEESPLIIELAKEEHCEGVELKLDAGSAQYIIEGIVRDSRGRPVVGATVWSGLFGGPKRTTSTRPTDEQGRFRLDCVNANAIGPDGGFAKTPTHLFCEAEGYEPANAPNVPMGSKDVVLTLVDRCRGRITGKVIEKHTRKPVDRAQVAAWQIYTGWGDRTRMNHDGEGVTTDKQGRFELPDVPAGEVTLQVVHPQFGVSLYRGGITVAHGRATEVEIALEAPGVLEVEAVFTGRPADTNNLWSALEVFPKDVLKPEDACPWNYTYAAGEYDVPVSYALEDDAAARVGTTARRLAGKDGWRKTEDGQWKGRLTLAAGEYIVKVRYHLKSMSESFLFEKVSISADTVAHVRFETGGTAAIRFAAGGSQAASSPRLFFLTPSSDAGVLPEIARGSKGNFVAPLMENSSFVALVTVSEAGEYTFPALKPGQYTLTVYASDLETGLMRRKEREIITLAEGQEYSLDVVP